Proteins encoded within one genomic window of Festucalex cinctus isolate MCC-2025b chromosome 18, RoL_Fcin_1.0, whole genome shotgun sequence:
- the cnih2 gene encoding protein cornichon homolog 2 isoform X2: MFAVNLVVKFQTKTIIAFDELRTDFKNPIDQSNPTRARERILNIERICNLLRRLVVPEYSIHGLFCLMFMCAEEWVTLGLNIPLLFYHLWRFFHRPADGSEVMYDPVSVMNADILNYCQKESWCKLGFYLVSFFYYLYSMVYALVSF, from the exons ATGTTTGCCGTAAATTTAGTCGTAAAATTCCAAACAAAGACG ATTATTGCGTTTGATGAACTACGCACAGACTTCAAAAACCCCATCGACCAGAGCAATCCCACCAGAGCG AGGGAAAGGATTCTCAATATCGAGCGAATCTGCAACCTTCTTCGCAGA CTGGTGGTACCGGAGTATTCTATCCATGGACTCTTTTGCCTAATGTTCATGTGTGCTGAAGAGTGGGTCACACTTGGCCTAAATATCCCACTTCTCTTCTACCATCTGTGGAG GTTCTTCCATCGACCAGCTGATGGGTCAGAGGTCATGTACGATCCTGTAAGTGTGATGAATGCCGACATTCTCAATTACTGTCAGAAGGAGTCGTGGTGTAAGCTGGGCTTTTATCTTGTCTCTTTCTTCTATTATCTTTACAG
- the cnih2 gene encoding protein cornichon homolog 2 isoform X1 produces MAFTFAAFCYMLTLVLCAALIFFVIWQIIAFDELRTDFKNPIDQSNPTRARERILNIERICNLLRRLVVPEYSIHGLFCLMFMCAEEWVTLGLNIPLLFYHLWRFFHRPADGSEVMYDPVSVMNADILNYCQKESWCKLGFYLVSFFYYLYSMVYALVSF; encoded by the exons ATGGCGTTCACCTTTGCGGCCTTCTGCTACATGCTCACCTTGGTGCTGTGCGCCGCCCTCATCTTCTTTGTCATCTGGCAG ATTATTGCGTTTGATGAACTACGCACAGACTTCAAAAACCCCATCGACCAGAGCAATCCCACCAGAGCG AGGGAAAGGATTCTCAATATCGAGCGAATCTGCAACCTTCTTCGCAGA CTGGTGGTACCGGAGTATTCTATCCATGGACTCTTTTGCCTAATGTTCATGTGTGCTGAAGAGTGGGTCACACTTGGCCTAAATATCCCACTTCTCTTCTACCATCTGTGGAG GTTCTTCCATCGACCAGCTGATGGGTCAGAGGTCATGTACGATCCTGTAAGTGTGATGAATGCCGACATTCTCAATTACTGTCAGAAGGAGTCGTGGTGTAAGCTGGGCTTTTATCTTGTCTCTTTCTTCTATTATCTTTACAG
- the cnih2 gene encoding protein cornichon homolog 2 isoform X3 produces MNIIAFDELRTDFKNPIDQSNPTRARERILNIERICNLLRRLVVPEYSIHGLFCLMFMCAEEWVTLGLNIPLLFYHLWRFFHRPADGSEVMYDPVSVMNADILNYCQKESWCKLGFYLVSFFYYLYSMVYALVSF; encoded by the exons ATGAAT ATTATTGCGTTTGATGAACTACGCACAGACTTCAAAAACCCCATCGACCAGAGCAATCCCACCAGAGCG AGGGAAAGGATTCTCAATATCGAGCGAATCTGCAACCTTCTTCGCAGA CTGGTGGTACCGGAGTATTCTATCCATGGACTCTTTTGCCTAATGTTCATGTGTGCTGAAGAGTGGGTCACACTTGGCCTAAATATCCCACTTCTCTTCTACCATCTGTGGAG GTTCTTCCATCGACCAGCTGATGGGTCAGAGGTCATGTACGATCCTGTAAGTGTGATGAATGCCGACATTCTCAATTACTGTCAGAAGGAGTCGTGGTGTAAGCTGGGCTTTTATCTTGTCTCTTTCTTCTATTATCTTTACAG